The following are from one region of the Acipenser ruthenus chromosome 19, fAciRut3.2 maternal haplotype, whole genome shotgun sequence genome:
- the usp36 gene encoding ubiquitin carboxyl-terminal hydrolase 36, translated as MPIVDKLKEALKPGRKDSADDGDLNKLLASSAKKVLLQKIEFEPASKGFSYQLEALKSKYVILNPKSEGATGQRPTDVIQIKKQVSENASGGHSDGIPAPHKMLFPRNRLSMKWERVYRVGAGLHNLGNTCFLNSTVQCLTYTPPLANYLLSKEHSRACHQSGFCMMCIMENHLIQAFANTGNAIKPVSFIRDLKKIARHFRFGSQEDAHEFLRYTIDAMQKACLNGYTKLDRQTQATTLVHQIFGGYLRSRVKCSVCKSVSDTYDPYLDIAVEIRQAPNIVRALELFVKPDVLIGENAYMCAKCKKKVPASKRFTVHRPSNVLTLSLKRFANFSGGKITKDVGYPEFLNIRPYMSQSSGDPVMYGLYAVLVHSGYSCHAGHYYCYVKASSGQWYQMNDSVVHASNIKVVLNQQAYVLFYLRIPDSKKSLDGLGSKQSSIQSGRNSMTPELTKKSPLNGTLSSPQVGKKLESPQLRKIQATDGVGIPVPRNGTSQSPKLSQGSQSPRTPSKPSNAPAVIDEPMKKVKKPSPPLQARGSHGPVVNGTGGGRPESDKRYGSESRGLAMSTSMKSLSEATAKGQDQKDLDPGESHRKEKGSPRGIPNGDTPTRNCLNGFQSTSRGTPTHAATNGKGADLSGTEEQKMVVKLKPQALMNVSSEPTSTMSPPPAKKLALSAKKADSSLQTPSGSEPQFSPRHPSSNPPHPVKHQHLTSSSPAHKNRVLPSHSLKLQTPSKLGLGSACSNSRNPKKMSVSFESDSLNSQRPSSSHLNGFAATAMVLHSPSGPDSKAPVEPGTASETLPAGTLEPESSLNRKRKKKKHKRKSEGVGEECPPPEPEVSAEASCEEATEVPHKQKKKKRKRRRDEESGATDPLRTSVHTHLEEKEEDWSLAGAWSITTCTQHSEKGEPEHTARQGDASGESTLHSPGGTATRVKKKKKKQSEKHRETTVEEMVPEPVLESSILEDQQPAMNTDELTESKKKKKKHKKEREDKIKERRKRKRSVSDEEDAGFDPIPVEHTVNGERDREAKQAAVFVWDSQVQDGYKRTVNAPTSESTCPAPKPSSLAWDGKKGSSVVDELLKHSMDKAYGTEVLTWEGALSAVSRDAIEDARSAKNDTVIDEWDEDFDTGKVKKIKFKKEKKRNFNVFQKMQTHRNFWSATHPGKFASLGYRY; from the exons ATGCCCATAGTGGACAAACTGAAAGAGGCTCTGAAGCCGGGTCGGAAGGACTCTGCTGACGACGGCGATCTCAACAAGCTCCTAGCGTCCTCCGCAAAGAAGGTGCTGCTGCAGAAGATAGAGTTTGAGCCTGCCAGCAAAGGCTTCTCCTACCAGCTGGAGGCACTCAAGAGCAAGTATGTCATCCTCAACCCCAAATCTGAGGGAGCGACAGGACAGAGGCCCACAGATGTGATCCAGATCAAAAAACAAG TCTCAGAGAATGCGAGTGGGGGGCACAGCGATGGCATCCCTGCCCCTCACAAGATGCTGTTCCCGAGGAACAGGCTGTCCATGAAGTGGGAGCGAGTTTATCGGGTTGGAGCCGGCCTCCACAACCTGGGTAACACCTGCTTCCTCAACTCCACTGTGCAGTGTCTTACCTACACCCCACCACTAGCCAACTACCTCCTGTCCAAGGAGCACAGCAGAGCAT GTCACCAGTCTGGGTTTTGTATGATGTGCATTATGGAAAACCACTTAATCCAGGCTTTCGCCAACACTGGCAACGCCATCAAACCAGTCTCCTTCATCAGAGACCTGAAAA aaattgCCAGACATTTCCGCTTCGGGAGTCAGGAGGACGCACATGAATTCCTGCGCTACACCATTGATGCTATGCAGAAAGCCTGCCTTAACGGTTACACCAA attagacagacaaacacaggcTACCACTTTAGTCCATCAGATATTTGGAGGTTACCTCAGGTCAAGAG TCAAGTGTTCCGTTTGCAAAAGCGTGTCGGATACCTACGACCCTTATCTGGACATAGCGGTTGAGATCCGG CAAGCTCCAAACATTGTCAGAGCTCTCGAGCTGTTTGTGAAGCCAGATGTCCTGATTGGAGAGAACGCCTATATGTGTGCAAA GTGCAAGAAAAAAGTGCCAGCGTCTAAACGGTTTACGGTTCATCGGCCGTCCAACGTCTTAACCTTGTCTCTCAAGAGGTTTGCGAACTTCAGCGGAGGCAAGATCACCAAG GATGTTGGTTACCCCGAATTCTTGAATATCCGCCCATACATGTCCCAGAGCTCCGGGGACCCTGTTATGTATGGACTGTACGCTGTTCTGGTGCATTCTGGATATAGCTGCCACGCTGGTCACTACTACTGCTATGTTAAG GCCAGCAGTGGACAGTGGTACCAAATGAATGATTCCGTGGTGCATGCCAGCAATATCAAAGTTGTTCTCAACCAGCAGGCCTATGTTCTGTTTTATCTAAG AATCCCAGATTCAAAGAAGAGCTTGGATGGTCTCGGGTCTAAGCAGAGCTCAATCCAGTCTGGTAGGAACAGCATGACACCAGAACTAACAAAGAAATCCCCTCTTAATGGAACTCTTTCTTCACCGCAAGTAGGGAAG AAACTGGAGTCCCCGCAGTTGAGGAAGATCCAGGCTACTGATGGAGTTGGTATTCCGGTCCCCCGTAACGGCACCAGCCAGTCCCCGAAGCTCTCGCAGGGCTCCCAGTCCCCCAGGACCCCCTCCAAGCCTTCCAACGCCCCTGCTGTGATCGACGAGCCGATGAAAAAGGTGAAGAAGCCATCGCCGCCACTTCAGGCACGGGGCAGTCATGGGCCGGTTGTTAATGGTACCGGTGGAGGCAGGCCTGAGAGCGACAAACGATACGGGTCTGAGAGCCGGGGCCTGGCCATGTCTACCTCAATGAAATCACTGTCGGAGGCAACTGCAAAGGGGCAGGATCAGAAG GATTTGGACCCTGGTGAATCCCATCGCAAGGAGAAGGGGAGCCCTCGTGGCATTCCCAATGGAGACACCCCCACAAGGAACTGTTTGAACGGATTTCAGTCAACCAGTCGAGGGACACCAACCCACGCTGCCACCAATGGCAAGGGAGCTGATCTGAGTGGTACAGAGGAGCAGAAGATGGTGGTGAAGTTAAAACCCCAAGCCCTGATGAACGTCTCCTCCGAACCCACCAGCACCATGTCGCCCCCGCCTGCCAAGAAGCTGGCACTCTCAGCTAAGAAG GCGGACAGCTCCCTCCAGACACCGAGCGGCAGTGAGCCTCAGTTCTCTCCACGCCATCCGTCCAGCAATCCCCCTCATCCAGTGAAACACCAACACCTCACCTCCTCATCGCCAGCACACAAGAACAG GGTTCTCCCATCCCATTCTCTCAAATTGCAGACTCCATCTAAATTAGGATTAGGCTCTGCATGTAGTAATAGTAGAAACCCCAAGAAAATGTCAGTTTCCTTTGAATCTGATTCACTGAACTCGCAGCGGCCCTCTTCCTCCCACCTCAACGGATTTGCAGCCACAGCTATGGTGCTCCACAGCCCATCTGGCCCTGACTCCAAGGCACCAGTCGAACCCGGGACTGCTTCAGAAACTCTTCCCGCTGGTACCTTGGAGCCTGAATCCAGCCTTAACcgcaaaagaaaaaagaagaaacataAACGCAAATCAGAGGGAGTGGGAGAGGAGTGCCCACCACCAGAGCCTGAGGTATCTGCAGAGGCCAGCTGCGAGGAAGCGACAGAGGTCCCTCACaaacagaagaagaaaaagaggaaAAGGAGGAGGGACGAGGAGTCAGGGGCAACGGACCCTCTCAGGACAAGCGTGCACACTCACCTGGAGGAGAAGGAAGAGGACTGGAGTCTCGCTGGAGCATGGAGCATCACTACGTGCACACAGCACAGTGAGAAAGGTGAGCCCGAACACACGGCCAGACAGGGCGACGCTTCAGGAGAATCTACCTTGCACAGTCCTGGAGGAACGGCAACGAGagtcaaaaagaagaaaaagaagcaaagcgagaaacacagagagacaactgTAGAAGAAATGGTTCCAGAGCCTGTGTTGGAAAG CTCGATACTGGAGGACCAACAACCAGCAATGAACACGGATGAACTGACAGaatcaaaaaagaagaaaaagaagcacAAAAAAGAAAGGGAGGACAAAATCAAGGAAAGGAGGAAGAGAAAGAGGAGTGTGAGTGACGAGGAAGATGCTGGTTTCGATCCCATTCCAGTGGAGCACACTGTTAACGGGGAAAGAGACAGAGAAGCCAAACAAG ctgcagtcTTCGTTTGGGACAGCCAGGTTCAGGATGGTTATAAACGTACAGTGAACGCTCCCACGTCGGAGAGCACTTGCCCAGCTCCAAAGCCTTCTAGTCTTGCCTGGGATGGCAAAAAAGGGTCCAGTGTGGTGGATGAGCTTCTTAAACACTCCATGGATAAGGCATATGGAACAGAAG TCCTGACTTGGGAGGGGGCTCTGTCTGCTGTCAGCCGGGATGCTATTGAGGATGCTAGATCTGCTAAAAACGACACTGTGATTGATGAATGGGACGAAGATTTTGACACCGGAAAG GTTaagaaaattaaatttaaaaaggagAAAAAGAGAAACTTCAACGTCTTCCAGAAAATGCAGACCCATCGTAATTTCTGGTCGGCCACCCATCCAGGGAAGTTTGCCAGCCTCGGTTACCGATACTGA